A genomic region of Pseudomonas sp. KU43P contains the following coding sequences:
- a CDS encoding DUF493 domain-containing protein: MSEPDVKSHKIEFPCADYPIKVIGDTVVGFKDMVIEVLSKHAKVDLSTLAERQSKEGKYTTVQLHIVAESENQLHDINSALRATGIVKMVL, from the coding sequence ATGAGCGAACCTGACGTCAAGTCGCACAAAATCGAATTCCCATGCGCCGATTACCCGATCAAGGTCATCGGTGACACCGTGGTGGGCTTCAAGGACATGGTGATCGAAGTCCTGAGCAAGCACGCCAAGGTCGACCTTTCCACCCTGGCCGAGCGCCAGAGCAAGGAAGGCAAGTACACCACCGTGCAATTGCACATCGTTGCCGAAAGCGAGAACCAGCTGCACGATATCAACAGCGCCCTGCGCGCGACCGGCATCGTGAAAATGGTGCTCTGA
- the lipA gene encoding lipoyl synthase, giving the protein MTTVQEAVPNLIPTQDATPRPAPKKVEAGVKLRGADKVARIPVKIIPTDELPKKPDWIRVRIPVSPEVDRIKQLLRKHKLHSVCEEASCPNLGECFSGGTATFMIMGDICTRRCPFCDVGHGRPKPLDLDEPKNLAVAIADLRLKYVVITSVDRDDLRDGGAQHFADCIREIRALSPGVQLETLVPDYRGRMDVALEITAQEPPDVFNHNLETVPRLYKAARPGSDYDWSLDLLQKFKQMVPHVPTKSGLMLGLGETDEEVIEVMHRMREHDIDMLTLGQYLQPSRSHLPVQRFVHPDTFAWFAEEGYKMGFKNVASGPLVRSSYHADQQAHEAKIKL; this is encoded by the coding sequence ATGACAACTGTGCAAGAAGCCGTGCCGAACCTGATACCTACCCAGGATGCCACCCCGCGCCCAGCGCCGAAGAAGGTGGAAGCTGGGGTCAAGCTGCGTGGCGCCGACAAGGTCGCGCGCATCCCGGTAAAAATCATCCCGACCGATGAGCTGCCGAAGAAACCGGACTGGATTCGCGTGCGTATCCCGGTTTCCCCGGAGGTTGACCGAATCAAGCAGCTGCTGCGCAAGCACAAGCTGCACAGCGTGTGCGAAGAAGCCTCCTGCCCGAACCTGGGCGAGTGCTTCTCCGGTGGTACCGCGACCTTCATGATCATGGGTGACATCTGCACCCGTCGCTGCCCATTCTGCGACGTCGGTCACGGCCGGCCGAAGCCGCTGGACCTGGACGAGCCGAAGAACCTGGCCGTCGCCATCGCCGACCTGCGCCTGAAGTACGTGGTGATCACCTCGGTGGACCGCGACGACCTGCGTGACGGCGGTGCCCAGCACTTCGCCGACTGCATCCGCGAAATCCGTGCGCTGTCGCCGGGCGTGCAGCTCGAGACCCTGGTGCCGGACTACCGTGGTCGCATGGACGTGGCGCTGGAAATCACCGCGCAAGAGCCGCCGGATGTGTTCAACCACAACCTGGAAACCGTACCGCGTCTGTACAAGGCCGCACGTCCGGGTTCCGACTACGACTGGTCGCTGGACCTGCTGCAGAAGTTCAAGCAGATGGTGCCGCACGTACCGACCAAGTCGGGCCTGATGCTCGGCCTGGGTGAGACCGACGAGGAAGTGATCGAAGTGATGCACCGCATGCGCGAGCACGACATCGACATGCTGACCCTCGGCCAGTACCTGCAGCCCTCGCGCAGCCACTTGCCTGTGCAGCGTTTCGTTCATCCGGACACCTTCGCCTGGTTCGCCGAGGAAGGTTACAAGATGGGCTTCAAGAACGTCGCGTCCGGCCCGCTGGTGCGCTCGTCCTATCACGCCGACCAGCAGGCCCACGAAGCCAAGATCAAGCTCTGA
- a CDS encoding lytic murein transglycosylase, with the protein MPFSLLPRWKSRQLIAASSFILLVACAEKPTAADALPLAPAQPAPVVTLPSATPDVSTEIQPLQTFAQWQAGFRQQALQAGISASTFDRAFLGVTPDMDVIKADRSQPEFTRPVWEYLDGALSPLRVRNGKRLLEQNAELLSRIEQRYGVDRQVLVSVWGMESNFGQFQGSKSVIRSLATLAYEGRRPQFAQDQLIAALQIIQHGDIQPDAMRGSWAGAMGQTQFIPTTYNTHAVDFDGDGRRDIWNSTPDALASTAHYLQSSGWKRGQPWGFEVQVPAGFDYWLADGSLRKPVSEWLQLGVKLPAGTQLPAGSNDLSAALLLPAGARGPAFLVLDNFRAILKYNNSSSYALAVSLLGDRFSGWGFIAGSWPKEDLPLSRSERMELQNLLNASGHEAGNPDGIIGANTRKAIRNAQQGLGWPADGYPTHKLLDSLRK; encoded by the coding sequence ATGCCCTTCAGCCTCCTCCCTCGTTGGAAATCCCGCCAGCTCATCGCGGCCTCCAGCTTCATCCTGCTCGTCGCCTGCGCGGAAAAACCTACCGCCGCCGACGCCCTGCCGCTGGCACCCGCCCAGCCCGCGCCGGTAGTGACCCTGCCCAGCGCCACGCCCGACGTCAGCACTGAAATCCAGCCATTGCAAACCTTTGCCCAATGGCAAGCGGGCTTCCGCCAGCAAGCGTTGCAAGCCGGCATCTCGGCCAGTACTTTCGACCGTGCCTTCCTTGGCGTGACGCCAGACATGGACGTGATCAAGGCCGACCGCAGCCAGCCCGAGTTCACCCGCCCGGTGTGGGAGTACCTCGACGGCGCGCTGTCGCCGCTGCGGGTACGCAATGGCAAGCGCCTGCTGGAACAGAACGCCGAGCTGCTGTCGCGCATCGAACAACGCTATGGCGTCGACCGCCAGGTGCTGGTGTCGGTGTGGGGCATGGAAAGCAACTTCGGCCAGTTCCAGGGCAGCAAATCGGTGATTCGCTCGCTGGCCACCCTGGCTTACGAAGGGCGCCGCCCGCAGTTCGCCCAGGACCAGCTCATCGCCGCATTGCAGATCATCCAGCACGGCGACATCCAGCCCGACGCCATGCGCGGTTCGTGGGCCGGCGCCATGGGCCAGACCCAGTTCATCCCGACCACCTACAACACCCATGCAGTGGATTTCGACGGCGATGGCCGGCGCGATATCTGGAACAGCACGCCAGACGCCCTGGCCTCGACCGCGCACTACCTGCAGAGCTCGGGCTGGAAACGCGGCCAGCCCTGGGGCTTCGAAGTACAGGTGCCCGCAGGTTTCGATTACTGGCTGGCCGATGGCTCGCTGCGCAAACCAGTCAGCGAATGGCTGCAACTGGGCGTGAAACTGCCAGCAGGTACGCAACTGCCGGCGGGCAGCAACGATTTGTCTGCCGCCCTGCTGCTGCCGGCCGGCGCTCGTGGCCCGGCATTCCTGGTGCTGGATAACTTCCGCGCGATCCTCAAGTACAACAACTCGTCGTCCTATGCGCTGGCGGTGAGTTTGCTGGGTGACCGTTTCTCGGGCTGGGGCTTCATCGCCGGCAGCTGGCCGAAGGAAGACCTGCCGCTGAGCCGCAGCGAGCGCATGGAGCTGCAGAACCTGCTGAATGCCAGCGGGCATGAAGCGGGCAACCCGGACGGCATCATCGGTGCCAATACCCGCAAGGCGATCCGCAATGCCCAGCAGGGCCTGGGGTGGCCGGCCGATGGGTATCCGACGCACAAGTTGCTCGATAGCCTGCGCAAGTAG
- the leuS gene encoding leucine--tRNA ligase, with the protein MHEQYTPRDIEAAAQKFWDEQQSFAVTEQPGKDTYYCLSMFPYPSGKLHMGHVRNYTIGDVIARYQRMLGKNVLQPMGWDAFGMPAENAAMKNNVAPAKWTYENIDYMKTQLKSLGLAIDWAREVTTCKPDYYRWEQWLFTRLFEKGIIYRKNGTVNWDPADQTVLANEQVIDGRGWRSGALIEKREIPMYYFRITDYADELLESLDELPGWPEQVKTMQRNWIGKSRGMEVQFPYDQASIGHEGTLKVFTTRPDTLMGATYVAVAAEHPLATQAAQGNPALQAFIDECKSGSVAEADMATQEKKGMATSLLVEHPLTGEKLPVWVANYVLMHYGDGAVMAVPAHDERDFEFAHKYNLPVKAVVRTSAGDEVGSEWLAAYGEHGQLINSGEFDGLDFAGAFDAIEAALIRKELGKSRTQFRLRDWGISRQRYWGCPIPIIHCPSCGDVPVPEDQLPVVLPENVVPDGAGSPLARMPEFYDCTCPKCGTAAKRETDTMDTFVESSWYFARYASPNYDKGLVDPKAANHWLPVDQYIGGIEHAILHLLYARFFHKLMRDEGLVTSNEPFKNLLTQGMVVAETYYRVASNGGKDWFNPADVEIERDAKAKIIGARLKTDGLPVEIGGTEKMSKSKNNGVDPQSMIEAYGADTCRLFMMFASPPDMSLEWSDSGVEGASRFLRRVWRLAQAHVSQGLPAKLDLASLNDEQKVVRRAIHAAIKQASNDVGQFHKFNTAIAQVMTVMNVLEKAPQASEQDRALLQEGLEAVTLLLAPITPHISHELWKALGHDQAVIDANWPAVDESALVQDTVTLVVQVNGKLRGQVEMPAAASREDIEAAARSNENVLRFIDGLTIRKVIVVPGKLVNIVAN; encoded by the coding sequence ATGCACGAACAATACACGCCCCGTGATATCGAAGCCGCCGCCCAGAAGTTCTGGGACGAGCAACAATCGTTCGCTGTTACCGAACAGCCAGGCAAGGATACCTACTACTGCCTGTCGATGTTCCCGTACCCGAGCGGCAAGCTACACATGGGCCACGTGCGCAACTACACCATTGGCGACGTGATTGCCCGCTACCAGCGCATGCTCGGCAAGAACGTCCTGCAGCCGATGGGCTGGGACGCCTTCGGCATGCCGGCGGAAAACGCGGCGATGAAGAACAACGTCGCACCGGCAAAGTGGACGTACGAAAACATCGACTACATGAAGACCCAGCTCAAGAGCCTGGGCCTGGCCATCGACTGGGCGCGTGAAGTCACCACCTGCAAGCCGGACTACTACCGCTGGGAACAGTGGCTGTTCACCCGCCTGTTCGAGAAAGGCATCATCTACCGCAAGAACGGGACCGTGAACTGGGACCCGGCGGACCAGACCGTACTGGCCAACGAGCAGGTCATCGACGGCCGCGGCTGGCGGTCGGGCGCGCTGATCGAGAAGCGCGAAATCCCGATGTACTACTTCCGCATCACCGACTACGCCGACGAGCTGCTGGAAAGCCTCGACGAGTTGCCGGGCTGGCCTGAGCAGGTCAAGACCATGCAGCGCAACTGGATCGGCAAGTCGCGCGGCATGGAAGTGCAGTTCCCCTACGACCAGGCGAGCATCGGTCACGAAGGCACCCTCAAGGTCTTCACCACCCGCCCGGACACCCTGATGGGCGCGACCTACGTCGCCGTGGCCGCCGAACACCCGCTGGCCACCCAGGCCGCCCAGGGCAACCCGGCGCTGCAAGCGTTCATCGACGAGTGCAAGAGCGGCAGCGTCGCCGAAGCCGACATGGCCACCCAGGAGAAGAAGGGCATGGCCACTTCCCTGCTGGTCGAGCACCCACTGACCGGTGAAAAACTGCCGGTATGGGTCGCCAACTACGTGCTGATGCACTACGGCGACGGCGCCGTGATGGCCGTACCGGCCCACGACGAGCGCGACTTCGAGTTCGCCCACAAGTACAACCTGCCAGTCAAGGCAGTGGTCCGCACCAGCGCTGGCGATGAGGTCGGTAGCGAGTGGCTGGCCGCCTACGGCGAGCACGGCCAGCTGATCAACTCCGGCGAGTTCGACGGCCTGGACTTCGCCGGCGCTTTCGACGCCATCGAAGCCGCCCTGATCCGCAAGGAGCTGGGCAAATCGCGTACCCAGTTCCGCCTGCGCGACTGGGGCATCAGCCGCCAGCGCTACTGGGGCTGCCCTATTCCGATCATTCACTGCCCATCGTGCGGTGACGTGCCGGTGCCGGAAGACCAACTGCCGGTCGTGCTGCCAGAGAACGTGGTGCCGGACGGCGCCGGTTCGCCACTGGCGCGCATGCCTGAGTTCTACGACTGCACCTGCCCGAAATGCGGCACTGCAGCCAAGCGCGAAACCGACACCATGGACACCTTCGTCGAATCGTCCTGGTACTTCGCCCGCTACGCCTCGCCGAACTACGACAAGGGCCTGGTCGATCCGAAAGCGGCCAACCACTGGCTGCCGGTCGACCAGTACATCGGTGGTATCGAACACGCGATCCTGCATTTGCTGTACGCGCGCTTCTTCCACAAGCTGATGCGTGACGAAGGCCTGGTCACCTCCAACGAGCCGTTCAAGAACCTGCTGACCCAGGGCATGGTGGTCGCCGAGACCTACTATCGTGTGGCCAGCAACGGCGGCAAGGACTGGTTCAACCCGGCCGATGTCGAGATCGAGCGCGATGCCAAGGCCAAGATCATTGGCGCGCGCCTGAAGACCGACGGCCTGCCGGTGGAAATCGGCGGCACCGAGAAGATGTCGAAGTCGAAGAATAACGGCGTTGACCCGCAGTCGATGATCGAAGCCTACGGCGCCGACACCTGCCGCCTGTTCATGATGTTCGCCTCCCCGCCCGACATGAGCCTGGAATGGTCCGACTCCGGCGTCGAAGGTGCCAGCCGCTTCCTGCGCCGCGTCTGGCGCCTGGCTCAGGCCCACGTCAGCCAGGGCCTGCCGGCCAAGCTGGACCTGGCCAGCCTGAACGACGAGCAGAAGGTCGTTCGCCGGGCTATCCACGCCGCGATCAAGCAGGCCAGCAACGATGTCGGCCAGTTCCACAAGTTCAACACCGCCATCGCCCAGGTGATGACCGTGATGAATGTGCTGGAAAAGGCCCCGCAGGCCAGCGAACAGGACCGTGCCCTGCTGCAGGAAGGCCTGGAGGCCGTCACGCTGCTGCTGGCCCCGATCACTCCGCACATCTCCCACGAGCTGTGGAAGGCGTTGGGCCACGATCAGGCCGTGATCGACGCCAACTGGCCAGCGGTCGATGAGAGCGCGCTGGTGCAAGACACCGTCACCCTGGTAGTGCAGGTCAACGGCAAACTGCGCGGCCAGGTGGAAATGCCCGCCGCCGCCAGCCGCGAAGACATCGAAGCCGCTGCCCGCAGCAACGAGAATGTCCTGCGCTTCATCGATGGCCTGACCATCCGCAAGGTGATCGTGGTTCCGGGCAAACTGGTCAACATCGTAGCCAACTGA
- the holA gene encoding DNA polymerase III subunit delta — MKLAPAQLSKHLQGALAPVYAVSGDDPLLCQEAADAIRNAARQQGFDERQVFSADANFDWGTLLQAGASLSLFAQRRLLELRLPSGKPGDKGAAALMEYCAKPAEDTVLLISLPKLDGSAQKTKWGKALIEGAHCQFIQIWPVDAQQLPQWINQRLAQAGLSAQRDAVDLIAARVEGNLLAAAQEIEKLKLLAEGSQITVETVQAAVADSARFDVFGLVDAILNGEAAHALRMLEGLRGEGVEPPVILWALARELRLLAGLAQQFSQGVPLDKAFSQARPPVWDKRRPLVSKALQRLSAQRWAQLLQDAQRIDAQIKGQAEGSPWTGLSRLSLLMAGQRLVLPAE; from the coding sequence ATGAAACTTGCCCCCGCCCAACTCAGCAAGCACCTGCAAGGTGCTCTCGCCCCTGTCTACGCGGTCAGCGGCGACGACCCGCTGCTGTGCCAGGAAGCTGCTGACGCCATTCGCAATGCCGCGCGCCAGCAAGGCTTCGATGAACGCCAGGTGTTCAGTGCCGACGCCAACTTCGACTGGGGCACCTTGCTACAGGCAGGTGCCAGCTTGTCGCTGTTCGCCCAGCGCCGCCTGCTGGAGCTGCGCCTGCCGTCCGGCAAGCCTGGTGACAAGGGCGCAGCGGCGCTCATGGAATACTGCGCAAAGCCCGCTGAAGACACGGTGCTGCTGATCAGCCTTCCCAAACTCGATGGCAGCGCACAGAAGACCAAGTGGGGCAAGGCACTGATCGAGGGTGCACACTGCCAGTTCATCCAGATCTGGCCGGTGGATGCGCAGCAGCTGCCGCAGTGGATCAACCAACGCCTGGCCCAGGCTGGCCTTAGTGCGCAACGCGATGCGGTCGACCTGATCGCTGCAAGGGTCGAAGGCAACCTGCTGGCGGCCGCCCAGGAAATCGAAAAGCTCAAACTGCTTGCCGAAGGCAGCCAGATCACCGTGGAAACGGTACAGGCTGCGGTGGCAGACAGCGCGCGTTTCGACGTCTTCGGCCTGGTCGATGCCATTCTCAATGGCGAAGCCGCGCATGCCCTGCGCATGCTCGAAGGCCTGCGTGGCGAAGGGGTAGAGCCACCGGTGATTCTCTGGGCATTGGCCCGTGAGCTGCGCCTGCTGGCAGGCCTGGCCCAGCAGTTCAGCCAGGGCGTACCGCTGGACAAGGCCTTCAGCCAGGCCCGGCCGCCCGTCTGGGACAAGCGCCGCCCGCTGGTCAGCAAGGCCCTGCAGCGCCTCTCGGCGCAGCGCTGGGCGCAGCTGCTTCAGGACGCTCAGCGCATCGATGCGCAGATCAAGGGGCAGGCCGAGGGCTCACCATGGACCGGTTTGTCGCGGCTGTCGCTGTTGATGGCTGGGCAGCGTTTGGTTTTGCCTGCCGAGTAG
- a CDS encoding D-alanyl-D-alanine carboxypeptidase family protein: protein MNITNLAKRLCLPVLLMITPAAFAAEQMMPAPPQLAAKSYVLMDASSGNVLVENNGDERLPPASLTKLMTAYIATLDIRRGQIGENDPVTVSENAWRTGGSRMFIKVGSQVTVSDLLHGIIIQSGNDASVALSEHIAGSEDAFADMMNKTAADLGMSNSHFMNPTGLPNPDHYSSAHDMALLARAIIDVDPAHYAIYSQKEFFWNNIKQPNRNLLLWRDKTVDGLKTGHTDEAGYCMVASAVRDGQRLIAVVFGTNSEQSRAAETQKLLTYGFRFFETQTFYQKGTELTQAPVWKGATSIVKAGLANDLTMTMPKGQLKRLQASMTMNPQLTAPIAKGDVIGKVEVKLDENVVHSADLIALDGVEEGGFIRRMWDSIRLFFYGLFN from the coding sequence ATGAACATCACCAACCTTGCCAAACGACTTTGCCTGCCCGTACTGCTGATGATCACGCCTGCCGCCTTCGCGGCCGAGCAGATGATGCCGGCACCACCGCAACTGGCAGCCAAGTCCTACGTACTCATGGACGCGTCCAGCGGCAACGTGCTGGTCGAGAACAACGGTGACGAGCGCCTGCCGCCGGCCAGCCTGACCAAGCTGATGACCGCCTACATCGCCACCCTGGACATCCGTCGTGGGCAGATCGGCGAGAACGACCCGGTAACCGTCAGCGAAAACGCCTGGCGTACCGGTGGTTCGCGCATGTTCATCAAGGTGGGCAGCCAGGTCACCGTCAGCGACCTGCTGCACGGCATCATCATCCAGTCGGGCAACGACGCCTCGGTTGCCCTGTCCGAGCACATCGCCGGCAGCGAAGACGCCTTCGCCGACATGATGAACAAGACTGCCGCCGACCTGGGCATGTCCAACAGCCACTTCATGAACCCGACCGGCCTGCCGAACCCGGACCACTACTCCTCGGCCCACGACATGGCGCTGCTGGCCCGCGCCATCATCGACGTGGACCCGGCCCACTATGCGATCTACTCGCAGAAAGAGTTCTTCTGGAACAACATCAAGCAGCCGAACCGCAACCTGCTGCTGTGGCGTGACAAGACCGTCGATGGCCTGAAGACCGGCCACACCGACGAAGCTGGCTACTGCATGGTGGCTTCGGCCGTTCGTGACGGCCAGCGCCTGATCGCCGTGGTGTTCGGCACCAACAGCGAGCAGTCCCGTGCTGCCGAGACCCAGAAGCTGCTGACTTACGGTTTCCGTTTCTTCGAAACCCAGACCTTCTATCAGAAGGGCACCGAGCTGACCCAGGCTCCGGTCTGGAAAGGCGCCACCAGCATCGTCAAGGCAGGCCTGGCCAACGACCTGACCATGACTATGCCTAAAGGCCAATTGAAGCGCCTGCAGGCTTCGATGACCATGAACCCGCAGCTCACCGCGCCGATCGCCAAAGGTGACGTGATCGGCAAAGTGGAAGTCAAACTGGACGAGAACGTGGTTCACAGCGCCGACCTGATCGCCCTCGACGGCGTCGAGGAAGGTGGTTTCATCCGTCGTATGTGGGATAGCATCCGTCTATTCTTCTACGGGTTGTTCAACTGA
- the arfA gene encoding alternative ribosome rescue factor ArfA — protein MSKKPKKHGPNKAKSIIAQPLFRCRQEQPNKGKGSYRREAFQSRDWEASYFLAA, from the coding sequence ATGAGCAAAAAGCCGAAAAAGCACGGCCCCAACAAGGCCAAGTCGATCATCGCCCAACCGCTGTTCCGCTGCCGCCAGGAACAACCGAACAAGGGCAAAGGCAGCTACCGCCGCGAAGCCTTCCAATCGAGAGATTGGGAGGCTTCTTACTTTTTAGCCGCATGA
- the lptE gene encoding LPS assembly lipoprotein LptE, translating to MIKRNLLVMGLAVLLSACGFQLRGTGTSELSVKEMDLSARDAYGPTVTQLREVLERSGVNIHTGAPYRLVLTNEKQSQRSASYSSGNQTAEYELTTELDYSIQGLNNLELMSDKLEVRKTYLRDGSNITGSEQEADTARDEMRRDLVNAMVVRLQMLTPSQLDQLQREADERAKAEADALEAARRQQAETPQQSPLEIPGR from the coding sequence ATGATCAAACGCAATCTGCTGGTAATGGGCCTGGCTGTCCTGCTCAGCGCCTGCGGTTTCCAGCTGCGCGGTACCGGCACCTCTGAACTGAGCGTCAAGGAAATGGACCTCAGTGCACGTGATGCCTACGGCCCTACCGTGACCCAGCTTCGCGAAGTACTGGAGCGTAGCGGCGTAAACATCCACACCGGCGCGCCCTATCGCCTGGTGCTGACCAACGAGAAGCAATCCCAGCGCTCGGCGTCCTACTCCAGCGGCAACCAGACTGCCGAATACGAGTTGACCACCGAGCTCGACTACAGCATCCAGGGCCTGAACAACCTGGAACTGATGAGCGACAAGCTGGAAGTGCGCAAGACCTACCTGCGTGATGGCTCGAACATCACCGGTTCGGAGCAGGAAGCCGACACCGCACGTGACGAAATGCGCCGGGACCTGGTCAATGCCATGGTCGTGCGCTTGCAGATGCTGACGCCGTCCCAGCTGGATCAGCTACAGCGCGAAGCCGACGAACGTGCCAAGGCCGAAGCCGATGCACTGGAGGCCGCACGTCGCCAGCAGGCGGAAACGCCGCAACAGTCGCCACTGGAAATCCCGGGGCGTTAA
- the lipB gene encoding lipoyl(octanoyl) transferase LipB — MSLCLGFRELGLQPYEPVLEAMRRFTEQRSPDSQDEIWLVEHPAVFTQGQAGKAEHLLVPGDIPVVQTDRGGQVTYHGPGQLVAYLLLDVRRLGFGVRELVSRIEQTLIELLASYDVSAAAKPDAPGVYVDGAKIASLGLRIRNGRSFHGLALNVDMDLAPFRRINPCGYAGLAMTQLRDLAGPIELDEVRTRLRGQLVKHLDYAEQTTLTGGID; from the coding sequence ATGTCTCTTTGCCTCGGTTTTCGCGAGCTTGGCCTGCAGCCCTATGAACCGGTGCTGGAGGCCATGCGTCGCTTTACCGAGCAGCGTAGCCCGGACAGCCAGGACGAAATCTGGCTGGTCGAGCACCCCGCAGTCTTCACCCAGGGCCAGGCCGGCAAGGCCGAGCACCTGCTGGTGCCGGGCGACATCCCGGTGGTGCAGACCGACCGCGGCGGCCAGGTGACCTACCATGGCCCCGGGCAGCTGGTGGCCTACCTGCTGCTGGACGTGCGCCGCCTGGGCTTTGGTGTGCGCGAGCTGGTCAGCCGTATCGAGCAGACCCTGATCGAGCTGCTGGCCAGTTACGACGTCAGCGCCGCGGCCAAGCCCGATGCGCCGGGTGTCTATGTCGATGGAGCAAAGATTGCCTCCCTCGGCCTGCGAATCCGCAATGGCCGTTCCTTCCACGGCCTTGCTCTGAACGTGGACATGGACCTTGCGCCATTCCGACGAATCAACCCCTGTGGGTATGCGGGGCTGGCCATGACCCAGCTGCGTGACCTGGCAGGCCCGATCGAACTCGACGAGGTCAGGACAAGGCTGCGCGGACAGCTGGTCAAGCACCTCGACTACGCTGAGCAGACGACCCTCACGGGCGGAATCGACTGA
- a CDS encoding LD-carboxypeptidase, giving the protein MNCAETSVSHLPKTLPRDACFAIVAPAGPARLNAQKAGQWFAERGYRCRIYPGVEQAQGYLAGADQQRLDDLHAAFADPAVDAILCMRGGYGSMRLLDQLDFDLIRRHPKPLIGYSDITALHTAIYRHTGLLTFHGAMLNADLLGAKLQPTESSLLAQLSGLVGEGDEIVHPSEFALSCVVPGIASGRLLGGNLSMLGATLGTVAEIEMQGSILFIEDVNEPLYRVDRLLTQLRLAGKLEGVKGVLVGDFAGITVAAMTPLLQEVFEPLGAPVLAGWRSGHCDPNVCLPLGAQVKLDSEGQRLVLAQDLFAG; this is encoded by the coding sequence ATGAACTGCGCTGAAACCTCTGTGTCCCACCTGCCCAAAACCTTGCCGCGTGACGCGTGCTTCGCCATTGTCGCCCCGGCGGGCCCAGCTCGGCTGAATGCGCAAAAGGCTGGGCAATGGTTCGCAGAGCGGGGCTACCGCTGCCGTATCTATCCGGGGGTCGAGCAGGCTCAGGGTTACCTGGCGGGCGCCGATCAACAAAGGCTGGACGACCTACATGCAGCCTTTGCAGACCCTGCTGTGGACGCGATCCTGTGCATGCGGGGTGGCTATGGCAGCATGCGACTGCTTGACCAGCTCGACTTCGACCTGATCCGTCGCCACCCCAAGCCACTGATCGGCTACAGCGATATCACCGCGTTGCACACGGCAATCTACCGGCATACCGGTTTGCTGACCTTCCATGGCGCCATGCTCAATGCCGACCTGCTGGGTGCCAAGCTGCAGCCGACCGAGTCATCGCTGCTGGCGCAATTGAGCGGGCTGGTGGGGGAGGGTGATGAAATTGTCCATCCTTCCGAGTTTGCCTTGAGCTGCGTAGTCCCGGGGATTGCCAGCGGGCGATTGCTGGGCGGCAACCTGTCGATGCTGGGCGCGACCCTGGGCACAGTGGCCGAGATCGAGATGCAGGGCAGCATCCTGTTCATCGAGGATGTAAACGAGCCGCTATATCGGGTGGATCGATTGCTGACCCAGCTACGCCTGGCGGGCAAGCTGGAGGGTGTGAAAGGTGTGCTGGTGGGAGATTTTGCCGGGATCACCGTGGCGGCGATGACGCCGTTGTTGCAAGAGGTGTTCGAGCCGTTGGGCGCGCCGGTGCTAGCCGGCTGGCGCAGTGGGCATTGCGATCCGAATGTGTGTCTGCCGTTGGGAGCGCAGGTGAAGCTGGATAGCGAGGGGCAGCGCCTGGTGTTGGCTCAGGATCTGTTCGCGGGTTGA